A section of the Methanoregula formicica SMSP genome encodes:
- a CDS encoding ATP synthase subunit C → MAVEAVVATADIESIKAAQIGMKAVGAGLAVGLTGVGTGVAEMGIGAAAVGAIAENKDFFGLGLLFTVIPETIVIFGLVVGLLLLF, encoded by the coding sequence ATGGCAGTTGAAGCAGTTGTAGCAACAGCAGACATCGAATCGATTAAGGCAGCACAGATCGGAATGAAGGCAGTCGGCGCTGGTCTCGCCGTTGGGCTCACCGGTGTCGGTACCGGTGTCGCCGAGATGGGCATCGGTGCCGCAGCAGTCGGCGCCATTGCAGAGAACAAGGACTTCTTCGGTCTGGGCCTTCTCTTCACCGTTATCCCTGAAACAATCGTCATCTTCGGTCTCGTCGTCGGTCTCCTTCTGCTCTTCTAA
- a CDS encoding V-type ATP synthase subunit E family protein — protein MGLEAVVEEIREKGRSEAEKIRLESKQDVDAILAAANKKAGEIKLAAEEESAKQAAHILSQEVSAANLLVKRELLNTQKALLDQAYEAVLKDIAALPESFHREAIKKLLAEAKKEIPKGKVSCNARDVAAAKAVIAENPEFSGFKLGEPVNIDGGILVEGEGAELQIDYSYRTFLSGVWESGLKDASDILFG, from the coding sequence ATGGGACTGGAAGCAGTAGTCGAAGAGATCAGGGAAAAAGGCAGGTCCGAGGCAGAGAAGATACGGCTGGAGTCAAAACAGGACGTTGACGCGATCCTCGCTGCGGCCAACAAGAAGGCCGGCGAGATCAAGCTTGCTGCCGAAGAAGAGTCCGCAAAACAGGCCGCTCACATTCTGAGCCAGGAGGTCTCCGCAGCGAACCTCCTTGTCAAGCGCGAGCTCTTAAACACGCAGAAAGCACTCCTGGACCAGGCGTACGAGGCCGTGCTGAAGGATATCGCTGCCCTCCCTGAGAGCTTCCATCGCGAAGCAATCAAGAAACTCCTCGCCGAGGCAAAGAAGGAGATCCCGAAAGGGAAGGTCTCCTGCAATGCCCGGGATGTAGCCGCAGCAAAGGCGGTCATAGCCGAGAACCCGGAATTTTCCGGGTTTAAACTCGGCGAGCCCGTCAACATCGACGGCGGCATCCTGGTCGAAGGCGAAGGGGCGGAGTTGCAGATTGATTACAGCTACCGCACGTTTTTATCGGGCGTGTGGGAATCCGGGTTAAAGGATGCGTCGGATATCCTGTTCGGGTAA
- a CDS encoding V-type ATP synthase subunit C, translating to MGVNISAPYIYVCTRMRVRKAKLLPREEYMRMLNMSVAEITRVIEETEYKQEIDELGTAFKGIDLVEVALSWNLAKEYQKIQEIAPGTLKGFTHAYLRRWDIQNVLTILRGKVQGEKPGKIKEILIPAGSLDKVVLDRLLSEESNERIIELLKGHRMFPVLAREFPAAKESGSFSHMENELYKQFYGEILADAKSGIKGASAFLSYIQLEIDIKNAKTLFRLRVDAQTDEDVRDMFVTGGTLSVTDFTSLDSIRDTNEFIDQLKVNFRNESLHALLDELKGQKGSISDIEVRLTRVQLEQMEKMSKRNPFSIHPILVYLEKKKYEVFNLRALARGKESRLPSEKIAEYLVM from the coding sequence ATGGGTGTGAATATTTCAGCACCGTACATCTATGTGTGCACCAGGATGCGGGTGCGGAAAGCCAAGCTCCTCCCGCGTGAGGAGTACATGCGGATGCTCAACATGAGCGTTGCCGAGATCACCCGCGTCATCGAAGAAACCGAATACAAACAGGAGATCGACGAGCTTGGGACGGCGTTCAAAGGCATCGACCTAGTGGAAGTCGCCTTAAGCTGGAACCTCGCAAAAGAATACCAGAAGATCCAGGAGATTGCACCGGGCACGCTCAAGGGCTTCACCCATGCCTATCTCCGGCGGTGGGACATCCAGAATGTCTTAACCATCCTCCGGGGCAAGGTGCAGGGTGAGAAACCCGGCAAGATCAAGGAGATATTAATCCCCGCCGGCAGCTTGGACAAGGTTGTGCTGGACCGGCTCCTTTCCGAAGAAAGCAACGAACGGATCATCGAACTGTTGAAAGGCCACCGGATGTTCCCGGTGCTTGCACGGGAGTTCCCGGCAGCAAAAGAGTCCGGTTCGTTCTCCCATATGGAAAACGAGCTGTACAAGCAGTTCTACGGGGAGATCCTTGCCGATGCAAAGTCCGGGATCAAGGGCGCATCAGCGTTCCTGTCCTACATCCAGCTGGAGATCGATATCAAGAATGCCAAGACCCTCTTCCGGCTCCGTGTGGATGCACAGACCGATGAGGATGTCCGGGACATGTTTGTCACTGGCGGCACGCTCTCGGTGACGGACTTCACCAGCCTGGATTCCATCCGCGACACGAACGAGTTCATCGACCAGCTCAAGGTGAATTTCCGGAACGAATCGCTCCATGCACTGCTGGACGAGCTGAAGGGCCAGAAAGGCAGCATCTCCGACATCGAGGTCCGACTGACCCGAGTCCAGCTTGAGCAGATGGAGAAGATGAGCAAGCGGAATCCGTTCTCGATCCACCCGATTCTCGTATATCTCGAGAAGAAGAAGTACGAGGTCTTCAACCTGCGGGCACTTGCCCGGGGCAAGGAATCGAGACTGCCGTCCGAGAAGATCGCGGAATACCTGGTGATGTAA
- a CDS encoding V-type ATP synthase subunit F — protein sequence MEIAVIGNSEFILGFRLAGIRKTYAAENDEKLNEHITTVLQDSEVGILVLNSGDMDKIPRRLRATLENSVKPTVIAIGGEEEGGLSMRERIKRSVGVDLWK from the coding sequence ATGGAGATTGCAGTAATCGGCAACAGCGAGTTCATCCTCGGGTTCCGCCTTGCGGGCATCCGTAAGACCTATGCAGCGGAAAACGATGAGAAGCTCAATGAGCACATCACCACGGTGCTGCAGGACAGCGAGGTCGGTATCCTTGTCCTTAACTCAGGCGACATGGACAAGATCCCGCGGAGGCTCCGCGCAACGCTTGAGAATTCCGTGAAGCCGACCGTGATTGCGATTGGCGGTGAAGAGGAAGGCGGGCTCTCCATGCGGGAGAGAATCAAGAGATCGGTGGGTGTTGATCTGTGGAAGTAA
- a CDS encoding ATP synthase subunit A has protein sequence MEVKGKQANGKQGVLKRIAGPVVTAVNLDAHMYDVVKVGKEELMGEVIKIQGEHIIIQVYEDTSGIRPGEPVSNTGLSLAVELGPGLLTSIYDGIQRPLSVLVDKMGNFIERGVSAPGLSHTKKWTFKPLVKAGDKVEPGTILGEVQETNIVHKIMLPPNAKAGTVKTIKSGDFTVDETICVLDDGREFPMIQRWPVRVPRPVKEKLNPTIPLITGQRILDGLFPIAKGGTAAIPGPFGSGKTVTQQQLAKWSDAEIVVYIGCGERGNEMTEVLTEFPHLEDPKSGKPLMERTVLIANTSNMPVAAREASVYTGITIAEYFRDMGYDVSLMADSTSRWAEAMREISSRLEEMPGEEGYPAYLAARLSEFYERAGLVETLNGAGGSVSVIGAVSPPGGDFSEPVTQNTLRIVKVFWALDAKLSQRRHFPAINWLNSYSLYLEALQDYYDKEVSPDWNKIRSWAMEVLQKEAELQEIVQLVGSDALPEAEQVTIEVARMIREIFLQQNAYDSVDTFCDMTKQYDMMKAIKMFADLAYAAQLAGVSPAQIIGVKSKGELPQIKFIKDYKPELAKIEKQMDAEFNTLRSAA, from the coding sequence GTGGAAGTAAAAGGAAAACAAGCAAACGGAAAACAAGGGGTCCTCAAAAGGATCGCCGGCCCTGTCGTTACGGCAGTCAACCTTGACGCCCACATGTACGATGTGGTGAAGGTCGGCAAAGAAGAGCTGATGGGAGAAGTCATCAAGATCCAGGGCGAGCACATTATCATCCAGGTATACGAGGATACATCCGGTATCCGCCCGGGTGAGCCGGTATCGAACACCGGGCTCTCGCTTGCCGTGGAACTCGGGCCGGGCCTGCTGACCAGTATCTATGATGGTATCCAGCGCCCGCTCTCGGTGCTCGTCGACAAGATGGGCAACTTCATCGAGCGCGGTGTGTCCGCGCCCGGGCTCTCCCACACGAAGAAATGGACCTTCAAGCCGCTCGTAAAGGCCGGCGACAAGGTCGAACCGGGTACGATCCTCGGCGAGGTTCAGGAAACGAACATCGTCCACAAGATCATGCTCCCGCCCAACGCAAAGGCCGGCACGGTCAAGACGATCAAGAGCGGGGACTTCACCGTTGATGAGACCATCTGTGTCCTCGATGACGGCCGCGAGTTCCCGATGATCCAGCGCTGGCCGGTCCGTGTCCCGCGCCCCGTGAAGGAGAAGCTGAACCCGACGATCCCGTTGATCACCGGTCAGCGCATCCTTGACGGTCTCTTCCCGATCGCAAAGGGTGGCACCGCTGCAATTCCCGGCCCGTTCGGGAGCGGCAAGACGGTTACCCAGCAGCAGCTGGCAAAGTGGTCGGATGCCGAGATCGTGGTCTACATCGGCTGCGGAGAACGCGGCAACGAGATGACGGAAGTTCTTACGGAATTCCCGCACCTCGAGGACCCGAAGAGCGGAAAGCCCCTCATGGAGCGGACGGTGCTCATTGCAAACACCTCCAACATGCCGGTGGCAGCCCGTGAAGCATCGGTGTACACCGGTATCACCATCGCGGAATATTTCCGTGACATGGGGTACGATGTATCCCTGATGGCAGACTCGACCTCCCGCTGGGCAGAAGCCATGCGTGAGATCTCCAGCCGTCTCGAAGAGATGCCCGGTGAAGAAGGGTACCCTGCATACCTTGCAGCCCGTCTCTCGGAGTTTTACGAGCGCGCCGGTCTTGTTGAGACCCTCAATGGCGCCGGCGGGTCCGTCTCGGTTATCGGTGCGGTTTCCCCCCCCGGCGGAGACTTCTCGGAGCCGGTCACCCAGAACACCCTGCGTATCGTCAAGGTCTTCTGGGCACTGGACGCCAAGCTCTCCCAGCGCCGGCACTTCCCGGCCATCAACTGGCTGAACTCGTACTCTCTCTACCTGGAAGCTCTCCAGGACTATTACGACAAGGAAGTTTCCCCCGACTGGAACAAGATCCGGTCCTGGGCAATGGAAGTCCTCCAGAAGGAAGCAGAACTCCAGGAGATCGTGCAGCTCGTCGGTTCCGACGCCCTGCCCGAGGCTGAGCAGGTCACTATCGAAGTGGCCCGCATGATCCGTGAGATCTTCCTCCAGCAGAACGCGTATGACTCGGTCGACACGTTCTGTGACATGACCAAGCAGTACGACATGATGAAGGCGATCAAGATGTTCGCCGACCTTGCCTATGCCGCCCAGCTTGCCGGCGTTTCCCCGGCCCAGATCATCGGTGTCAAGAGCAAGGGCGAACTGCCCCAGATCAAGTTCATCAAGGACTACAAGCCCGAACTCGCGAAGATCGAGAAGCAGATGGACGCTGAGTTCAACACCCTGAGGTCGGCAGCATGA
- a CDS encoding ATP synthase subunit B has translation MKEYRTINKIAGPLVFVEKTEPVAYQELVNVVLFDGTIKRGQVLDTSDELVVVQIFETTTGIGRDSGIRFTGETIKMPVGKDMLGRILSGGGKPIDGGPEIVPEKRLDITGAAINPYARGMPADFIQTGISTIDGTNTLVRGQKLPIFSGAGLPHNNVALQIARQAKVPGSTESFAVVFAAMGITKEEANYFMQDFERTGALERAVVFLNLADDPAVERIITPRLALTTAEYLAFELGMHVLVILTDMTNYCEALRQIGAAREEVPGRRGYPGYMYTDLACIYERAGMIKGQKGSVTQIPILTMPGDDITHPIPDLTGYITEGQIVVNRELHRKGIYPPINVLPSLSRLMNLGIGKGHTREDHKKVSDQMYAGYAEGNDLRGLVAIVGKDALSERDRLLLEFADLFENRFVRQGYDEDRTIEDTLNLGWELLSSLPVEQLTRIDRDLINKYHPKLKAGAKKE, from the coding sequence ATGAAGGAATACAGGACTATCAACAAGATTGCCGGCCCCCTGGTTTTCGTAGAGAAGACTGAGCCGGTTGCTTACCAGGAACTCGTGAACGTCGTCCTCTTCGACGGGACGATCAAGCGTGGCCAGGTGCTGGACACAAGCGACGAGCTCGTGGTTGTCCAGATCTTCGAGACCACCACCGGTATCGGCAGGGACAGCGGTATCCGGTTCACCGGCGAGACCATCAAGATGCCCGTGGGCAAAGATATGCTTGGCCGTATCCTGTCCGGTGGCGGTAAGCCTATCGACGGCGGCCCGGAGATTGTCCCGGAGAAGCGCCTCGACATCACCGGTGCGGCCATCAACCCGTACGCCCGCGGCATGCCGGCAGATTTCATCCAGACCGGTATCTCCACGATCGACGGGACCAACACCCTTGTCCGTGGCCAGAAGCTCCCGATCTTCTCGGGCGCAGGTCTCCCGCACAACAATGTTGCGCTGCAGATCGCCCGGCAGGCAAAGGTGCCCGGCTCGACCGAGAGTTTCGCCGTAGTCTTCGCTGCCATGGGTATCACCAAGGAAGAAGCGAACTACTTCATGCAGGACTTCGAGCGCACCGGTGCCCTCGAGCGTGCCGTCGTCTTCCTCAACCTTGCGGATGACCCGGCCGTCGAGCGTATCATCACCCCGCGTCTCGCCCTGACCACCGCAGAATACCTTGCCTTCGAGCTCGGTATGCACGTGCTGGTCATCCTGACCGATATGACCAACTACTGTGAAGCGCTCCGCCAGATCGGTGCAGCCCGTGAAGAAGTGCCCGGCCGTCGTGGCTACCCGGGTTATATGTACACGGATCTCGCCTGCATCTACGAGCGTGCCGGCATGATCAAGGGCCAGAAGGGTTCCGTTACCCAGATCCCGATCCTGACCATGCCCGGTGACGATATCACCCACCCGATCCCAGACCTGACCGGTTACATCACCGAAGGCCAGATCGTGGTCAACCGTGAACTGCACCGCAAGGGCATTTATCCGCCCATCAACGTGCTGCCCTCGCTTTCCCGTCTGATGAACCTCGGTATCGGGAAAGGTCACACCCGTGAGGACCACAAGAAGGTCTCCGACCAGATGTACGCCGGCTATGCAGAAGGCAATGACCTCCGCGGCCTGGTGGCCATCGTCGGTAAGGACGCGCTTTCCGAGCGCGACCGCCTGCTCCTTGAGTTTGCGGACCTGTTCGAGAACCGTTTTGTCCGCCAGGGGTATGACGAGGACCGCACCATCGAGGACACCCTCAACCTCGGCTGGGAGCTCCTCTCGTCGCTGCCGGTTGAACAGCTCACCCGTATCGACCGTGACCTCATCAACAAGTACCACCCCAAACTCAAGGCCGGTGCAAAGAAGGAGTAA
- a CDS encoding V-type ATP synthase subunit D, whose translation MALRDVKPTRSELINLKRKIQLSERGYKILKMKRDGLILEFFKVLADAKDCKGDLLKKHARAVEMMALANTVEGAIGVKSAAFSVKEVPQIALKSKNIMGVVVPQIESSKVRKTLADRGYGVLGTSTVIDETASAFEELVEAIIISAEIETTMKRLLDEIEKTKRRVNALEFKVIPELTAARDFIKMRLDEMEREELFRMKKIKARSTS comes from the coding sequence ATGGCGCTGCGCGATGTCAAGCCAACCCGCTCGGAACTGATCAACCTGAAGAGGAAGATCCAGCTCTCCGAGCGCGGCTACAAGATCCTTAAGATGAAGCGCGACGGGCTGATCCTTGAATTTTTCAAGGTACTCGCAGATGCAAAGGACTGCAAGGGGGATCTCCTCAAGAAGCACGCCCGCGCTGTCGAGATGATGGCGCTCGCAAACACCGTTGAGGGGGCCATCGGAGTGAAGTCGGCGGCATTCTCCGTCAAGGAAGTGCCGCAGATTGCCCTGAAGAGCAAGAATATCATGGGTGTTGTCGTGCCGCAGATCGAGTCCTCGAAAGTCAGGAAAACGCTCGCGGACCGCGGTTATGGTGTGCTCGGGACATCGACGGTCATTGATGAGACCGCATCGGCATTCGAGGAGCTCGTGGAAGCGATCATCATCAGTGCAGAAATTGAAACCACCATGAAACGCCTGCTCGACGAGATCGAGAAGACCAAGCGTCGGGTCAACGCGCTCGAGTTCAAGGTCATCCCGGAACTCACCGCTGCCCGGGATTTCATCAAGATGCGCCTTGACGAGATGGAAAGAGAAGAGCTCTTCCGGATGAAGAAGATCAAGGCCCGCAGTACTTCATAA
- a CDS encoding phosphoglycerate kinase: MPIGTIRDLGAEGKTVLLRLDLNSPIDPSSNIILDDKRFREHLPTIHALDKSKVVIITHQSRPGKKDFTTLEAHAEKLEQLLGKPVTYVDSIFGRHAREAVHKMKPGEVVMLENVRFNAEENLTLKPEEAKKTHLIKRLSTLGDVFVNDAFGTAHRSQPTVVGLPMTMRSAGGLLMEKEVFTLSKVFSGAPRPVCMVLGGTKVDDSIDVARNVLDKGIADTVIVIGVVANVFLIAAGYDIGRPSTQLIAQLKYQPEIEKAKEILGKYKDRVIMPQTVAVRENNHRKEYPITKIPPEDCPVLDIGMDAIHDMVGVLKKSGTVVFNGPAGLFEESDFATGTYEMIKAASKVDFSVVGGGHTAAVIEKMGLDGDFTHISTGGGACIEFLTGKVLPAVDALEQSKKIFG; encoded by the coding sequence ATGCCGATTGGAACTATCAGGGACTTGGGAGCTGAGGGGAAAACAGTCCTCCTCCGGCTCGACCTCAACTCCCCCATCGACCCCTCATCCAACATTATTTTAGACGACAAGCGGTTCCGGGAGCACCTCCCGACCATCCATGCCCTGGACAAGAGCAAAGTCGTCATCATCACCCACCAGAGCAGGCCCGGCAAGAAGGACTTCACCACGCTCGAGGCCCATGCCGAAAAGCTGGAACAACTTCTCGGGAAACCCGTGACCTACGTGGACAGTATCTTCGGCAGGCACGCCCGCGAAGCCGTGCATAAGATGAAACCGGGCGAGGTCGTTATGCTGGAGAACGTCAGGTTCAATGCCGAGGAGAACCTGACGCTGAAACCCGAAGAGGCAAAGAAGACCCATCTCATCAAAAGACTCTCCACGTTGGGGGATGTCTTTGTTAACGATGCGTTCGGCACTGCCCACCGGTCCCAGCCGACCGTTGTCGGTCTCCCCATGACCATGCGGTCAGCCGGGGGCCTCCTCATGGAGAAGGAGGTCTTCACGCTCTCGAAAGTCTTCTCGGGTGCGCCACGACCGGTCTGCATGGTGCTTGGCGGCACCAAGGTGGACGACTCAATCGACGTTGCAAGAAACGTGCTCGACAAGGGAATCGCGGACACGGTGATTGTTATCGGCGTCGTGGCAAACGTCTTTTTGATCGCGGCAGGGTACGATATCGGCAGACCCTCCACCCAGCTGATTGCCCAGCTCAAGTACCAGCCCGAGATCGAGAAGGCAAAGGAGATTCTTGGAAAATACAAGGACCGGGTTATCATGCCCCAGACGGTTGCTGTCCGCGAGAACAACCACCGGAAGGAATATCCTATCACGAAGATCCCCCCCGAAGACTGCCCGGTCCTCGATATCGGCATGGATGCAATCCACGACATGGTCGGGGTCTTAAAAAAGTCCGGCACCGTAGTCTTCAACGGCCCGGCCGGCCTCTTCGAGGAATCGGATTTTGCCACCGGCACTTACGAGATGATCAAGGCCGCCTCAAAGGTCGACTTCTCTGTTGTCGGCGGGGGGCATACCGCTGCGGTCATCGAGAAGATGGGTCTTGACGGCGACTTCACCCACATATCGACCGGCGGTGGCGCATGTATCGAGTTTTTGACCGGAAAAGTCCTGCCCGCGGTCGACGCCCTCGAGCAGTCAAAAAAGATATTCGGGTAA
- the rlmH gene encoding 23S rRNA (pseudouridine(1915)-N(3))-methyltransferase RlmH, translating to MHIRVISVGRIKERFLQDGILEYEKRLRPYAKIQIIEVPEEKRPVSATPPIERAAMAKEGERIFAAIPEGSYVVALDVNGEDWSSTALAEALSRWELAGNNQIAFIIGGDLGLAPAVLSRSNLRLSLSHMTFTHPIARLLLIEQIYRAFRILRGEPYHK from the coding sequence ATGCACATCCGAGTTATCTCCGTCGGCAGGATCAAGGAACGGTTCCTGCAGGACGGCATCCTTGAATATGAGAAGCGCCTGCGCCCCTATGCGAAGATCCAGATCATCGAGGTTCCCGAAGAGAAACGCCCGGTGTCTGCAACCCCGCCAATTGAACGGGCTGCGATGGCAAAGGAAGGGGAACGAATCTTTGCAGCCATCCCCGAGGGCTCGTATGTTGTTGCGCTTGACGTCAACGGGGAGGACTGGTCAAGCACGGCCCTTGCCGAAGCCCTCTCGCGCTGGGAACTTGCCGGCAACAACCAGATCGCATTCATCATCGGCGGAGACCTCGGGCTTGCCCCGGCAGTTCTCTCAAGGAGCAACCTCCGGCTCTCCCTCTCGCACATGACGTTTACCCATCCGATAGCCCGCCTTCTTCTCATCGAGCAGATCTACCGGGCGTTCCGGATCCTCCGGGGCGAACCCTACCATAAGTAA
- a CDS encoding hybrid sensor histidine kinase/response regulator: MLRILGVDDDPALLEDCRRSLNETGLFTIDTATSAGTAMQVHNAAPYDLIISDYPVPEINGIPLVKALREQGDTTPFIIFTGRGSEEVVMQALSHGADGYVKKGGAKGEQFARLTATIHQVIGKRKAEDRAFRVENDLLAGIIRTVPAGVGILKGKTITHASEHLCTLTGYTREELETTDIHTLWPDADTCLLPPADGNNHTMNGNALPVETRWQRKDGAILRVLLSHGPLYSVHPERGTIICLFDITMHMMADDALRMANKKLNLLSSITRHDILNKISIIDSNIIFIQKRNPPKEIDSFLLKIGTTTRAIQTQIEFSRVYQDLGSTDSRWQKIDSVLPRRMVPEGVQFQTTCGDVEVFADPMLQKVFFNLFDNSLRHGGHVRNLQVTCREGEGGLKILWEDDGVGIPDDEKERVFERGYGKNTGLGLFLVREILGITGITIRETGTPGKGAVFEMSIPRGVYRYPVGKKG; the protein is encoded by the coding sequence ATGCTGCGCATTCTGGGTGTAGATGATGATCCGGCCCTGCTTGAGGACTGCAGGCGTTCCCTTAACGAGACTGGCCTGTTCACCATTGATACCGCAACCTCTGCCGGCACCGCGATGCAGGTGCACAACGCTGCACCCTATGACCTCATCATCAGCGATTACCCGGTGCCGGAGATAAACGGGATCCCGCTTGTAAAGGCACTCCGGGAACAAGGCGACACAACCCCGTTCATCATCTTTACCGGGAGAGGAAGCGAAGAAGTCGTGATGCAGGCCCTCAGCCATGGTGCGGACGGGTATGTCAAAAAAGGAGGGGCGAAAGGCGAACAATTCGCCCGGCTCACCGCTACCATCCACCAGGTCATCGGAAAACGGAAGGCGGAAGATCGGGCATTCAGGGTGGAAAATGACCTGCTTGCAGGCATCATCCGCACGGTCCCGGCCGGTGTCGGGATTCTCAAAGGGAAAACCATCACTCACGCCAGCGAACATCTCTGCACACTGACCGGGTATACCCGGGAAGAACTGGAAACCACCGACATCCACACCCTCTGGCCGGATGCCGATACCTGCCTCCTGCCACCGGCAGACGGCAATAACCACACGATGAACGGGAATGCCCTTCCGGTGGAAACCCGATGGCAGAGAAAGGACGGCGCAATTCTGCGGGTCCTTCTCAGTCATGGCCCTCTCTATTCCGTTCATCCGGAACGGGGGACAATCATCTGCCTGTTCGATATCACGATGCATATGATGGCTGACGATGCCCTGCGCATGGCCAACAAGAAACTGAACCTCCTCTCCAGTATCACCCGCCACGATATCTTAAACAAGATCTCGATCATTGACAGCAACATCATTTTTATCCAGAAGAGGAATCCTCCGAAGGAGATTGACTCCTTCCTCCTGAAGATCGGGACCACAACACGCGCTATCCAGACCCAAATCGAGTTCAGCCGGGTGTACCAGGATCTGGGGAGCACGGACTCACGCTGGCAGAAGATCGATTCCGTCCTGCCAAGGAGGATGGTGCCGGAAGGGGTGCAATTCCAGACCACCTGCGGTGATGTGGAGGTGTTTGCGGACCCGATGCTCCAGAAGGTCTTCTTCAACCTCTTTGACAACTCCTTGCGGCATGGAGGGCATGTCCGGAATCTCCAGGTCACCTGCCGCGAGGGCGAGGGGGGACTGAAGATCCTCTGGGAAGACGATGGCGTGGGTATTCCCGATGACGAGAAAGAGCGGGTGTTCGAACGCGGGTATGGCAAAAACACCGGCCTTGGACTTTTCCTTGTCCGGGAGATCCTGGGGATCACCGGGATTACAATCAGGGAGACCGGCACACCGGGGAAGGGTGCCGTCTTCGAGATGAGCATACCTCGAGGTGTGTATCGGTACCCGGTCGGAAAAAAAGGGTAA
- a CDS encoding HEAT repeat domain-containing protein, giving the protein MSLEWQGQEYSVLPRGGVYDLISAAQSGADSETRQRAVAALGKSGDPRAVRPVADLLYDADPEIRLASAIALGLLRSGRPVDDLVARLRDRTEHAAIREQAAVALTAIRSTGAVCGLREFAADGNEDDALRTRTENLLKGIGAKEMSSGP; this is encoded by the coding sequence ATGAGTCTTGAATGGCAGGGGCAGGAGTATTCTGTCCTGCCCCGCGGGGGAGTGTATGATCTTATTTCTGCAGCGCAGTCCGGCGCGGATAGTGAAACCCGGCAGCGGGCTGTCGCGGCTCTCGGGAAGAGCGGCGATCCGCGTGCAGTCCGGCCCGTGGCCGACCTGTTGTACGATGCAGACCCGGAGATCCGGCTTGCATCTGCGATCGCTCTTGGCCTGCTCAGGAGTGGACGCCCGGTCGATGACCTGGTGGCGCGGCTGCGGGACCGCACTGAACATGCGGCAATCCGGGAACAGGCAGCTGTTGCCCTTACCGCTATCCGGAGCACCGGGGCAGTTTGCGGTCTCCGTGAATTTGCCGCTGACGGAAATGAAGATGACGCCCTCCGCACCCGCACGGAAAACCTGCTCAAAGGGATTGGCGCGAAGGAGATGAGTTCCGGTCCGTGA
- a CDS encoding class I SAM-dependent methyltransferase: MSPGEMPRRHQHEVFSAKNAAHLDTAFRRFLYRPDRLAERYVKYGDRVLDFGCGPGFFTREFALRVGEIGQVWSADLQEEMLDILSKKLDRKELMSRVRTHRCPPDRIDLPIELHGTFDVAFAIFVLHEVPDLEQYFREIALLLKPGGTFFYTEPLYIVPGKEFAENLALLENTGFRVEDRYWYFLNRAAVLRKV; the protein is encoded by the coding sequence ATGTCTCCGGGTGAGATGCCCCGCCGCCACCAGCACGAGGTCTTTTCAGCAAAGAATGCCGCCCACCTCGATACCGCGTTCCGCCGGTTCCTCTACCGTCCCGACCGGCTGGCGGAACGGTACGTAAAGTACGGTGACCGTGTGCTCGATTTCGGCTGCGGGCCGGGCTTCTTCACCCGGGAATTCGCCCTGCGGGTAGGAGAGATCGGGCAGGTCTGGTCTGCCGACCTTCAGGAGGAGATGCTCGACATCCTCTCGAAAAAACTTGACCGCAAGGAACTGATGTCGCGGGTACGGACGCACCGGTGCCCGCCTGACCGGATCGATCTTCCTATAGAGCTGCACGGGACATTCGATGTGGCGTTTGCCATCTTTGTCCTGCACGAGGTGCCGGACCTGGAACAATACTTCCGTGAGATCGCACTGCTCCTTAAGCCGGGGGGTACCTTCTTCTACACCGAACCACTGTATATCGTCCCCGGTAAGGAGTTCGCGGAAAACCTTGCGCTACTGGAAAACACCGGGTTCCGGGTTGAGGACCGGTACTGGTATTTCCTGAACCGGGCTGCTGTACTCAGGAAAGTGTGA